The Roseicyclus marinus genome has a segment encoding these proteins:
- a CDS encoding helix-turn-helix transcriptional regulator gives MVTRSRRFGSDVPDQTVKVDAPSDDLSPSSRVLLAVEKIAALGPMTYEALRRELGISKTATWRLVATLKESGWVRLRHGGRVIELDHRLDDIFAAAHFADAEFAPLTDAMTMVAQAHGVHVDLFATDAKGAIELYETTRRMTAAAHPIDTEDETLWLAVLAAMTGPQLDRYLQQASHTMDPDALRGLARRYRSGDPARLYWGGDGRVLFVSVRGSMGTPAALRFGARGAGVRREDLIAAFDALRGQVPALVGVSRESTVGA, from the coding sequence ATGGTGACGCGTTCAAGACGGTTCGGATCGGATGTCCCGGACCAGACTGTGAAGGTCGATGCGCCGTCGGATGATCTGTCGCCCTCGTCCCGTGTCCTGCTTGCCGTCGAGAAGATCGCGGCGCTTGGGCCCATGACCTACGAGGCGCTCAGGCGCGAGTTGGGGATTTCCAAGACGGCGACCTGGCGGCTTGTCGCGACGTTGAAGGAAAGCGGTTGGGTGCGGCTGCGGCATGGCGGGCGGGTGATCGAGCTTGATCATCGCCTGGATGACATCTTTGCCGCCGCGCATTTCGCCGATGCGGAATTCGCACCGCTGACCGATGCGATGACCATGGTCGCGCAAGCGCATGGCGTTCATGTCGACCTGTTCGCGACGGATGCGAAGGGCGCGATTGAGCTATACGAGACGACCCGCCGGATGACGGCGGCGGCCCATCCGATCGATACGGAGGACGAGACGCTTTGGCTGGCGGTGCTTGCGGCCATGACGGGACCCCAACTCGACCGATATCTGCAGCAGGCCAGCCATACGATGGACCCCGACGCCTTGCGCGGCTTGGCGCGGCGATACAGGTCGGGTGATCCGGCCCGCCTGTATTGGGGCGGGGATGGCCGGGTTCTATTCGTTTCTGTCCGTGGGTCCATGGGAACGCCTGCGGCCCTGAGGTTCGGGGCGCGCGGCGCAGGGGTGCGCCGAGAGGATCTGATCGCGGCATTTGATGCGTTGCGCGGGCAGGTGCCTGCGTTGGTGGGTGTTTCCAGGGAATCGACAGTCGGTGCCTAG
- a CDS encoding LytTR family DNA-binding domain-containing protein: protein MKAEPSDRELALCFVNGSPCALSVRELADLVHHKAVVTTLMILALLLATNAGDQALGHIPIWARLLLNAFSVAVFLIIFPALLSEAQKFAIRRGWRHVHEPLVTIPTAILVTLASEALAVVLVGDRILVQRDLALKLMIGIVFWEVVVNILMLYVMPAIDRDAPEAPSDDAGAESAGRVQVGSRLVDPAAVLRAESDDHFVVLHTETEQLRIHCRFRDAEAALQTHGMAVHRSHWVAYGQLGPVTRKGRSLFMQTLSGDTVPVARDRRSAVEDARAGLGAR from the coding sequence ATGAAAGCAGAACCATCAGACCGTGAACTGGCCCTTTGCTTCGTGAACGGGTCTCCCTGCGCTCTCTCGGTTCGTGAATTGGCAGATCTGGTCCACCACAAGGCGGTCGTGACCACGCTGATGATCCTGGCCCTGCTCTTGGCGACCAACGCAGGCGATCAGGCGCTCGGCCATATCCCGATCTGGGCCCGGCTCCTTCTGAATGCCTTTTCGGTCGCGGTCTTCCTCATCATCTTTCCGGCTCTGCTGTCCGAGGCGCAGAAATTCGCGATCCGGCGGGGCTGGCGTCATGTCCATGAACCCCTTGTCACGATCCCGACGGCCATCCTCGTGACCCTCGCGTCCGAGGCTCTGGCGGTGGTCCTTGTCGGCGACCGCATCCTTGTCCAACGGGACCTCGCCCTGAAGCTGATGATCGGGATCGTCTTTTGGGAAGTCGTCGTGAACATCCTGATGCTCTACGTGATGCCCGCCATCGACCGCGACGCGCCGGAAGCGCCTTCGGACGACGCCGGGGCCGAAAGCGCCGGGCGCGTGCAGGTCGGATCGCGGCTTGTGGATCCCGCAGCCGTGTTGCGTGCCGAAAGCGACGATCATTTCGTCGTTCTGCACACGGAAACGGAACAACTCCGCATCCATTGCCGGTTCCGCGATGCCGAGGCCGCCTTGCAAACGCATGGCATGGCGGTCCACCGCAGCCATTGGGTCGCCTACGGGCAACTCGGACCCGTGACGCGAAAGGGCCGCAGCCTGTTCATGCAGACCCTGTCCGGCGACACGGTGCCGGTCGCACGCGACCGCCGCTCCGCGGTCGAAGACGCGCGTGCGGGGCTCGGGGCGCGATGA
- a CDS encoding LytTR family DNA-binding domain-containing protein, translated as MAHVTRSPRFLAYMSLFGVLAALRHPATALSAAPVTVQIIFWAIGFVVFSVAYSFWTVVVFRASMRLKRSTMSEALVMLIVTVQSCAVLVPVAFLLGIELDAGEIIRFALFCFLLFEVGAYVYIAWADRILFPEVYQSASPAPDRAPGLEIFFRGTDLPVSELETISARDNGIEVTGLGRSLFVDRRFGGAVAELPVDLGFKIHRSVWVSLKVATNVIREDRTLLVVLPDGRRLPVARSRQQEFENWLQLVAREKT; from the coding sequence GTGGCGCATGTGACGCGCTCCCCGCGCTTCCTCGCCTATATGTCCCTGTTCGGAGTGCTCGCCGCACTCAGGCATCCGGCAACGGCCCTGTCGGCGGCACCGGTCACGGTTCAGATCATCTTCTGGGCCATCGGCTTCGTCGTCTTCAGCGTTGCCTACAGTTTCTGGACTGTCGTGGTTTTCCGGGCCTCGATGCGCCTGAAGCGCAGCACGATGAGCGAAGCGCTCGTCATGTTGATCGTCACCGTGCAATCCTGCGCCGTCCTGGTTCCGGTCGCATTCCTGCTCGGCATCGAGCTTGACGCCGGCGAGATCATCCGCTTCGCGCTCTTCTGCTTCCTGCTGTTCGAGGTCGGGGCCTATGTCTACATCGCATGGGCCGATCGCATCCTGTTCCCCGAAGTCTACCAAAGCGCCAGCCCCGCGCCGGACCGCGCACCGGGGCTCGAGATCTTCTTTCGGGGAACCGACCTTCCGGTGTCAGAGCTTGAAACGATCTCCGCCCGCGACAACGGGATCGAGGTGACCGGCCTCGGCCGAAGCCTCTTCGTCGATCGCCGGTTCGGCGGGGCGGTCGCCGAATTGCCCGTCGACCTCGGGTTCAAGATCCACCGGTCCGTCTGGGTTTCGCTCAAGGTCGCCACGAATGTCATCCGTGAGGATCGGACCCTTCTGGTGGTTCTGCCGGACGGTCGACGCCTGCCCGTCGCCAGGTCCCGCCAGCAGGAATTCGAAAACTGGCTTCAGCTCGTGGCACGCGAAAAAACCTGA
- a CDS encoding Hint domain-containing protein: protein MAFIVGTAGNDTLNGTSGADTILALEGNDVVSAGDGADLVDGGAGNDLLDGGIGNDTLLGGFGNDTLLAGFGSDSFSGGDGIDTYQIAGTAVDAFAFNINLQTGTDTFGNTYSGIEVVVGGSQNDTVIGNDAVNERLDGGSGNDSLSGGGGNDTLLGGLGDDQLFGGTGTDSLDGGSGNDTLSGGEGNDTLFGGVGNDSLIGGDGNDLLVGGDGADTLIGGAGNDQLRGNAGTDLIDAGDGNDQIVIDGFDTAFGGAGDDTFFLDPGVIGINDNMTIAGGETGETSGDVLDLSVSLDALRITYGTNGEGGTVNGIDTDTGTDLTFIEIERVIATDENDTIDGVLATSGINVETRGGDDLIFTGSGNDTIDAGAGNDFVFAGAGDDVITGGAGNDALFGEAGDDLLIAGAGDAVDAGAGDDTIGFDPSLSGTTAISVTGGESDEDEGGDALSLDGLTNFSITWTGGDKSSESGTLTYLNSSGQTVTVNFTEIERVICFARGTLIQTERGEVPVQDLRLGDMVLTADHGMQPVRWLAVRRLSAGDLAGAPHLRPIRIRAGVLGPDLPRRDLIVSPQHRILVRSKVAQRMFGSPEVLVAARQLLELDGVDVIEDGRGVDYWHFMCDRHEVVRAEGLEAETLFTGPEALKAIPQECRDELFTLFPELGASKRPRSIPARPLPKGSACRRLVARHIRNNKPLVGCRLSG, encoded by the coding sequence ATGGCCTTTATCGTCGGAACGGCAGGCAACGACACGCTGAACGGCACCAGTGGTGCCGACACGATCCTTGCGCTCGAGGGCAATGATGTCGTTTCGGCCGGAGATGGCGCGGATCTCGTCGACGGTGGCGCGGGCAATGACCTGCTGGACGGCGGAATAGGCAACGACACCCTTCTGGGCGGCTTCGGCAACGACACCTTGCTTGCAGGGTTCGGCAGCGACAGCTTCTCGGGCGGGGATGGGATCGACACCTACCAGATCGCCGGAACCGCCGTCGATGCTTTCGCCTTCAACATCAACCTTCAGACCGGCACGGACACGTTCGGCAATACCTATTCCGGCATCGAAGTGGTCGTGGGCGGCAGCCAGAACGACACCGTGATCGGCAATGACGCGGTGAACGAACGGCTCGACGGCGGCAGCGGCAACGACAGCCTGTCGGGCGGCGGCGGCAACGATACGTTGTTGGGCGGGCTTGGTGATGACCAGCTCTTTGGCGGCACCGGGACCGACAGCCTTGACGGCGGCAGCGGCAACGACACGCTCAGCGGCGGCGAGGGCAATGACACGCTGTTCGGGGGCGTCGGAAACGACAGCCTGATCGGCGGCGACGGCAATGACCTGTTGGTCGGCGGGGATGGCGCGGACACGCTGATCGGCGGGGCCGGCAATGACCAGCTCCGGGGCAATGCCGGAACCGACCTGATCGACGCGGGCGACGGCAACGACCAGATCGTCATCGACGGGTTCGATACGGCTTTCGGCGGCGCAGGGGACGACACGTTCTTCCTCGATCCCGGCGTCATCGGCATTAACGACAACATGACCATCGCGGGCGGCGAGACGGGCGAAACCTCGGGCGATGTGCTGGACCTGTCGGTCAGCCTCGACGCGCTGCGCATCACCTATGGCACGAATGGCGAAGGGGGCACGGTCAACGGGATCGACACCGACACCGGGACCGATCTCACCTTCATCGAGATTGAGCGCGTCATCGCGACGGACGAGAACGACACCATCGATGGGGTCCTCGCGACCAGCGGGATCAATGTCGAAACCCGTGGCGGCGATGACCTGATCTTCACGGGCAGCGGCAACGACACGATCGACGCGGGCGCGGGCAATGACTTCGTCTTTGCCGGTGCGGGCGATGACGTCATCACCGGCGGCGCAGGCAACGACGCGCTGTTCGGCGAAGCGGGCGATGACCTGCTGATCGCGGGCGCGGGCGATGCCGTCGATGCCGGGGCGGGCGACGATACCATCGGCTTCGATCCGTCCCTGTCCGGCACCACCGCCATCAGCGTCACCGGGGGCGAAAGCGACGAGGATGAAGGCGGCGATGCCCTCAGCCTCGATGGATTGACCAATTTCTCGATCACCTGGACCGGCGGCGACAAGAGCAGCGAAAGCGGCACGCTGACCTATCTGAATTCCAGCGGCCAGACGGTGACGGTCAACTTCACCGAGATCGAGCGGGTGATCTGCTTTGCACGTGGCACGCTGATCCAGACGGAACGGGGCGAGGTGCCGGTGCAGGATCTGCGGCTCGGCGATATGGTCCTGACCGCCGATCACGGAATGCAGCCGGTGCGTTGGCTTGCGGTGCGGCGTCTGTCGGCGGGCGATCTGGCAGGCGCGCCCCATCTGCGCCCGATCCGCATCCGGGCGGGCGTCTTGGGCCCCGACCTGCCGCGCCGGGACCTTATCGTCTCGCCACAGCACCGCATTCTCGTGCGCTCGAAGGTAGCCCAGCGCATGTTCGGCAGCCCCGAGGTGCTGGTCGCGGCACGCCAGCTGCTGGAGCTGGACGGGGTCGACGTGATCGAAGACGGCCGTGGCGTCGACTACTGGCATTTCATGTGTGACCGCCACGAGGTCGTGCGTGCCGAAGGGCTGGAGGCAGAGACGCTCTTCACCGGACCCGAGGCGCTGAAGGCGATCCCGCAAGAATGCCGCGACGAGCTTTTCACCCTCTTTCCAGAGCTCGGCGCAAGCAAGCGGCCCCGTTCCATCCCCGCCCGCCCCTTGCCCAAGGGATCGGCCTGCCGCCGGTTGGTGGCCCGCCATATCCGGAACAACAAACCCCTCGTCGGCTGTCGGCTTTCGGGGTGA
- a CDS encoding ribonuclease D: MAIHLYQNDLPDGLHLGPIVAIDCETMGLNPHRDRLCVVQLSSGDGDAHLVQVEKGQTEAPNLARMLRDPEVLKLFHFGRFDIAVMYHAFGALAAPVYCTKIASKLVRTFTDRHGLKYLLQELVEVDISKQQQTSDWGAATLTEAQKAYAASDVLYLHKLKTALDAMLAREGRTEMAQACFDFLPTRAKLDLAGWPEIDIFAH, translated from the coding sequence GTGGCAATTCACCTCTACCAGAACGATCTGCCGGACGGGCTCCATCTCGGGCCCATCGTTGCCATCGATTGCGAAACCATGGGGCTGAACCCGCACCGGGACCGGCTTTGCGTGGTGCAGCTGTCCTCGGGTGATGGCGACGCACATCTGGTGCAGGTCGAAAAGGGCCAGACCGAGGCCCCGAACCTTGCCCGCATGTTGCGCGACCCCGAGGTTCTGAAGCTGTTCCATTTCGGCCGTTTCGACATCGCGGTGATGTATCACGCCTTTGGTGCACTGGCGGCACCCGTATATTGCACCAAGATCGCCTCGAAACTCGTGCGGACCTTCACCGACCGGCATGGGCTGAAATACCTGTTGCAGGAACTGGTCGAGGTCGACATTTCCAAGCAACAGCAGACATCGGATTGGGGCGCCGCGACCCTGACCGAGGCGCAAAAGGCCTATGCCGCGTCCGATGTTCTCTATCTTCACAAGCTCAAGACCGCGCTGGACGCGATGCTGGCGCGGGAGGGCCGCACCGAAATGGCGCAGGCCTGTTTCGACTTCCTGCCGACCCGCGCCAAGCTGGATCTTGCGGGCTGGCCCGAGATCGACATCTTCGCCCATTAG
- the lptC gene encoding LPS export ABC transporter periplasmic protein LptC — protein MAGANTYSTIVAWLKVALPLAALALLSTLFLLSRTPDPDAALPYTDLDVEQLLREQRLSRPRFAGTLDDGREVTLVGDTAASAVDDPNTIAMTAVESRVILSEESELLLTADQGDFFMGQQLVVLEGSVHALTTQGYQMDTAQATFAMDTLHLVAPGAVVLTAPGLLIEAGAMEMVGPEGAVFLSFNGGVRLLYEPGD, from the coding sequence ATGGCGGGGGCGAACACATATTCGACGATCGTCGCCTGGCTTAAGGTGGCCCTGCCGCTCGCGGCGCTTGCGCTTTTGTCGACGCTGTTCCTGTTGTCCCGCACGCCCGATCCCGATGCGGCACTGCCCTACACGGATCTGGATGTCGAACAATTGCTGCGCGAACAGCGCCTGTCGCGGCCGCGCTTTGCCGGAACGCTCGATGACGGGCGCGAGGTGACGCTGGTGGGCGATACCGCCGCCTCGGCAGTCGACGACCCCAACACCATCGCCATGACGGCCGTCGAAAGCCGGGTGATCCTGTCCGAGGAGTCAGAGCTTTTGCTGACGGCGGACCAGGGCGATTTCTTCATGGGCCAACAACTTGTCGTGCTCGAAGGGTCGGTGCATGCCCTGACGACGCAGGGCTACCAGATGGACACAGCGCAGGCGACATTCGCCATGGACACGCTGCATCTTGTGGCGCCCGGGGCGGTCGTGCTGACAGCGCCGGGGCTTTTGATCGAGGCGGGCGCGATGGAAATGGTCGGCCCGGAAGGCGCGGTTTTCCTGAGTTTCAACGGCGGCGTTCGGCTGCTATACGAACCGGGAGATTGA
- a CDS encoding LptA/OstA family protein codes for MLPRLITRPALLAAFIALAAPAGAQVAVGFGGVPHDSSQPVEVTADTLRVNETTGNAIFEGNVIVVQGDLRMVARRIEVIYTVTDGNRQVEDVVATGGVLVTRGTDAAEGDEAIYEVQTAYLTMIGNVLVTQGPSTVAGDRMEVDMTTGIGTVDGRVRTVLEGGQ; via the coding sequence ATGTTGCCGCGCCTGATCACGAGACCGGCCCTTCTTGCCGCCTTCATCGCCCTTGCCGCCCCCGCAGGCGCACAGGTCGCGGTGGGCTTCGGCGGCGTTCCGCATGATTCATCGCAACCGGTCGAGGTTACGGCGGATACGCTGCGCGTGAACGAAACCACCGGTAACGCCATTTTCGAGGGCAATGTGATCGTAGTGCAGGGTGACCTGCGCATGGTCGCACGCCGGATCGAGGTCATCTACACCGTCACGGATGGCAATCGACAGGTCGAGGATGTGGTGGCGACAGGCGGTGTTCTGGTGACCCGCGGAACCGACGCCGCCGAGGGGGATGAAGCCATCTACGAGGTGCAGACCGCCTACCTGACCATGATCGGCAATGTTCTGGTGACACAGGGCCCCAGCACGGTCGCGGGCGACCGGATGGAGGTCGACATGACCACCGGCATCGGAACAGTCGACGGTCGCGTGCGCACCGTCCTGGAAGGCGGACAGTGA
- the lptB gene encoding LPS export ABC transporter ATP-binding protein, with protein MTERPDLKVTDGGQGLVVEKLRKGYRKRPVIRDVSLRLARGEVVALLGPNGSGKTTSFYCIAGLITPDGGTVTIDGQDVTLFPMYRRARAGIGYLPQEMSIFRGLSVEDNIMAILEVVEPDRKTRQDRLEDLLSEFSIGHLRRAQALSLSGGERRRAEIARCLASNPRYVLLDEPFAGVDPIAVGDIRHLVQDLKTRGIGVLITDHNVRETLEIVDRAYILHEGTIIKSGTADEVVRDETVRRVYLGQSFRIS; from the coding sequence GTGACAGAGCGCCCGGATCTCAAGGTGACCGATGGCGGTCAGGGCCTCGTGGTCGAAAAGCTGCGCAAGGGCTACCGGAAACGCCCGGTCATCCGCGACGTGTCGCTGCGGCTGGCCCGGGGCGAGGTCGTGGCGCTTCTGGGCCCGAACGGATCGGGCAAGACCACATCGTTCTACTGCATTGCGGGGCTGATCACGCCCGACGGCGGCACGGTCACCATCGACGGGCAGGATGTCACGCTGTTTCCGATGTATCGCCGCGCGCGCGCCGGGATCGGCTACCTACCTCAGGAAATGTCGATCTTTCGCGGCCTGTCGGTCGAAGACAACATCATGGCGATTCTCGAGGTGGTGGAACCGGACCGCAAGACGCGGCAGGACCGGCTCGAGGATCTGCTGTCGGAATTCTCGATCGGGCATCTGCGCCGTGCGCAGGCGCTGTCCCTGTCGGGGGGCGAACGGCGCAGGGCCGAAATCGCGCGCTGCCTGGCCTCCAATCCCCGCTACGTGCTGCTGGACGAACCCTTTGCCGGTGTCGATCCGATTGCCGTGGGCGATATCCGCCATCTCGTGCAGGATCTGAAGACGCGGGGAATCGGCGTTCTGATCACCGATCACAACGTCCGCGAAACGCTGGAAATCGTCGATCGCGCCTACATCCTGCACGAGGGCACGATCATCAAATCGGGCACCGCCGACGAGGTTGTGCGCGATGAAACGGTGCGGCGTGTCTACCTTGGGCAGAGCTTCCGGATCTCGTGA
- the hpf gene encoding ribosome hibernation-promoting factor, HPF/YfiA family yields the protein MRYQISGKQIDIGEALQTHVKDTLGAAVGKYSERPTDATVIFSKSGPEFVCEATVHLSTGLTASAKGHAHEIYAAFDATSEKMEKQLRRYKRRLKDHHRDRQQPVETLDAPMYVLAASGHDEEDHEPADLQPIIVAEMETKIPSLSVGEAVMQMELSGSPVLVFRNEKHSGVNVVYRREDGNVGWVDPRME from the coding sequence ATGCGCTATCAAATCAGTGGCAAACAGATCGACATCGGCGAAGCGCTGCAGACCCATGTGAAGGACACGCTCGGCGCAGCCGTCGGCAAATATTCCGAGCGTCCGACCGATGCGACCGTGATCTTCTCGAAATCCGGTCCGGAATTCGTGTGCGAAGCGACCGTCCACCTGTCCACCGGCCTGACGGCCTCGGCCAAGGGCCATGCGCACGAAATCTACGCCGCCTTCGACGCCACCAGCGAAAAGATGGAAAAGCAGCTGCGCCGCTACAAGCGCCGGCTCAAGGATCATCACCGGGATCGCCAGCAGCCCGTTGAAACCCTTGACGCGCCGATGTATGTGCTCGCCGCGTCGGGCCATGACGAGGAAGATCACGAGCCCGCCGACCTGCAACCGATCATCGTGGCCGAGATGGAGACAAAGATCCCCTCGCTCAGCGTCGGTGAAGCGGTGATGCAGATGGAATTGTCCGGGTCGCCCGTATTGGTGTTCCGGAACGAAAAGCACAGCGGGGTGAATGTCGTCTACCGGCGCGAGGACGGAAACGTCGGCTGGGTAGACCCCCGTATGGAATGA